Genomic window (Streptomyces sp. NBC_00078):
TGGTCCTGGCCTCGCGCAGGACGGACAGTTCGGTGTCGTCCCGCAGCTGTTTGGTGAGCGTGAAGGCCACCGGCACGGTGAACAGGAGGATGGCCACGGCGACGAGCAGGATGTAACTGCGGATGAGCTGCCGGTTCATGAGGCCCCGACGTCTTCGGCGATCTCCAGCCGGAAGCCGACGCCCCTGACGGCCTCGATGGTGATCGCCCCGGCGAGCTTGCGCCGCAGCGCCGCCACATGCACGTCCAGCGTCTTCGTGGGCCCGAACCAGTTCGCGTCCCAGACCGCCTCCATGATCTGCTCGCGCGACATCAGCGCACCGGGCTCCTCGGTGAGGAAGGACAGCAGGTCGTACTCCTTGGGGGCGAGCGCCACCTCCTCGCCGTCCAGCCGGACGCGCGCGGCCTTGCGGTCGATGGTGAGGCGGGAGCCGTACCGGTCGGGGCCGCTCTCCCCGAGAGCAGCGGAAGAAGGGGTACGGGGCTGCGCGCGCCGCATCACCGCTCGTATCCGCGCGATGACCTCGCGCACCCCGAACGGCTTGGACACGTAGTCGTCCGCGCCGAGTTCCAGGCCCACCACCCGGTCCGTCTCGTCGCTGCGCGCGCTGATCACGATGATCGGTACGTCGCCGCGCTCGCGCAGTGTCCTGCAGACGTCGAGGCCGTCGGTGTCCGGCAGGCCGAGATCGAGGAGTACGACGTCGTACGGGCCCTCGTGGCTCAGTGCCGCCCCGCCCGTGGTGACCCACTCCACCTCGAAGCCGTAGCGGCTCAGGCCACGGCGAAGGGACTCGGCGACCGGCTCATCGTCTTCCACCAGTAGTACGCGCACGGGGCGAACCCTAATGCGTGAACTTCACAGGTGAACGAAGGCGATCCGAACACAGCCGGCCGCCGGGCTTTCAGGCTCCTGGCGCGGTCACCGCATCACCGTCACCACATCTCCGTCACCACATCACCGGCAACCTCTCCGGGATCCGCTTCATGAACCCCGTCCGCCACACCAGTTGCTCGATCGGCACGGCCGGCCGGAGCCGTGGCATCCGCTCCAGCAGCGTCCCCAGGGCGATCTCGGCGTGCTTGCGGCCGAGAGCGGTGGCGGGGCAGTAGTGGCGGCCGCCGCCGAAGGAGAGGTGGGCCGTGCCGTTGGCGCGGGCGAGGTCGACCGTGTGCGGATCGGGGAACGCGGACGGGTCGAAGTTGGCGCCCTCGACGAGGACGAGGACGAGCTGTCCCTTACGG
Coding sequences:
- a CDS encoding response regulator transcription factor, with amino-acid sequence MRVLLVEDDEPVAESLRRGLSRYGFEVEWVTTGGAALSHEGPYDVVLLDLGLPDTDGLDVCRTLRERGDVPIIVISARSDETDRVVGLELGADDYVSKPFGVREVIARIRAVMRRAQPRTPSSAALGESGPDRYGSRLTIDRKAARVRLDGEEVALAPKEYDLLSFLTEEPGALMSREQIMEAVWDANWFGPTKTLDVHVAALRRKLAGAITIEAVRGVGFRLEIAEDVGAS